A genome region from Colwellia sp. Arc7-D includes the following:
- the rpsQ gene encoding 30S ribosomal protein S17, producing the protein MSEAKIRTLQGRVVSDKMDKSITVLIERRVKHPMYGKYMTRSTKLKAHDETNQCAAGDLVSIRECAPISKSKAWTLVSVLEKA; encoded by the coding sequence ATGAGCGAAGCAAAAATTCGTACACTACAAGGTCGTGTCGTCAGTGACAAAATGGATAAGTCTATCACTGTCCTGATCGAACGACGTGTTAAACACCCAATGTACGGTAAGTACATGACGCGTTCAACTAAGTTGAAAGCGCATGATGAAACTAACCAATGTGCAGCTGGTGATTTAGTATCTATTCGTGAATGTGCTCCAATTTCTAAGTCAAAAGCTTGGACATTGGTAAGCGTATTAGAAAAAGCTTAA
- the rpmC gene encoding 50S ribosomal protein L29: protein MKASELKEKSIEELNAELLELLREQFNYRMQASTGQLAQTHLLRTVRRNIARVKTIITEKAGK, encoded by the coding sequence ATGAAAGCAAGCGAATTGAAAGAAAAAAGCATTGAAGAGCTAAACGCTGAATTGCTTGAATTGCTACGCGAACAGTTTAACTATCGCATGCAAGCAAGCACAGGCCAATTAGCACAAACTCATTTGCTAAGAACTGTACGCCGTAATATCGCGCGTGTTAAGACTATCATAACTGAGAAGGCTGGTAAGTAA
- the rplP gene encoding 50S ribosomal protein L16, with the protein MLQPKRTKFRKQFKLRNRGLAHTGSSVSFGTFGLKSMERGRMTARQIEAARRAMTRHVKRQGKIWIRVFPDKPITKKPLEVRMGKGKGSVEYWVCQILPGRVLYEMEGVSEELAREAFALAAAKLPFKTTFVTRTVM; encoded by the coding sequence ATGTTACAACCAAAACGTACTAAATTCCGTAAGCAATTTAAACTGCGTAACCGTGGTCTTGCACACACTGGTAGCTCAGTTAGCTTCGGTACTTTCGGGTTAAAATCAATGGAACGTGGTCGTATGACTGCGCGTCAAATTGAAGCGGCTCGTCGAGCAATGACTCGTCACGTGAAGCGTCAAGGTAAAATCTGGATCCGTGTGTTCCCTGATAAGCCAATTACCAAAAAACCTCTTGAGGTTCGTATGGGTAAAGGTAAAGGTTCAGTGGAATATTGGGTATGCCAAATTCTACCTGGTCGTGTTCTTTATGAAATGGAAGGTGTTTCGGAAGAGTTAGCGCGTGAAGCATTTGCTTTAGCCGCAGCTAAACTTCCTTTCAAAACAACTTTCGTAACTAGAACGGTGATGTAA
- the rpsC gene encoding 30S ribosomal protein S3: MGQKVHPNGIRLGITKPFASTWFASNKDFAANLHGDHLVREYLTEKLKRASLSKIVIERPAKSIRVTIHTARPGVVIGKKGEDVEKLRLAVSKIAGVPAQINIAEVRKPEMDSQLVADSIASQLERRVMFRRAMKRAVQNAMRLGAKGIKVQVSGRLGGADIARAEWYREGRVPLHTLRADIDYSIARADTTYGVIGIKVWIFKGEVIGNMPLQAEQPAAKPKRKPNRKTSK, from the coding sequence ATGGGTCAAAAAGTCCATCCAAATGGTATTCGCTTAGGTATCACGAAACCTTTCGCGTCTACTTGGTTTGCAAGTAACAAAGATTTCGCAGCTAATTTACACGGTGACCATTTGGTTCGTGAATATTTAACTGAAAAGCTTAAGCGTGCTTCATTATCAAAAATTGTAATTGAACGTCCAGCTAAATCTATCCGCGTTACTATTCACACGGCTCGTCCGGGTGTTGTAATCGGTAAGAAAGGCGAAGATGTTGAGAAATTACGTTTAGCAGTTTCTAAAATTGCTGGTGTTCCTGCTCAAATCAACATAGCTGAAGTACGTAAGCCAGAAATGGATTCGCAGCTTGTTGCAGACAGTATTGCTAGTCAATTAGAACGTCGCGTAATGTTCCGTCGTGCGATGAAACGTGCTGTACAAAATGCTATGCGTCTAGGCGCAAAAGGCATTAAAGTACAAGTAAGTGGTCGTTTAGGCGGTGCAGATATTGCACGTGCTGAATGGTATCGTGAAGGTCGTGTTCCATTACACACTTTACGTGCTGACATTGATTACTCAATTGCCCGCGCTGATACCACTTATGGTGTTATCGGTATCAAAGTTTGGATCTTTAAAGGTGAAGTAATTGGCAACATGCCATTACAAGCTGAGCAACCAGCAGCTAAGCCTAAAAGAAAACCTAACCGTAAGACCAGTAAGTAG
- the rplV gene encoding 50S ribosomal protein L22, with product MEAIATHKFARGSAQKARLVVDQIRGLHVEKALEILTFSNKSAAVLVKKVLDSAIANAEHNEGADIDELIVKTIMVDDGPTMKRIKPRAKGRADRILKRTSHITVIVSDN from the coding sequence ATGGAAGCTATTGCTACACATAAATTTGCCCGTGGCTCTGCACAAAAAGCACGTTTAGTTGTGGATCAAATCCGCGGCTTGCATGTTGAAAAAGCACTTGAAATCTTAACATTTAGCAATAAATCTGCTGCTGTTTTGGTTAAAAAAGTACTTGATTCAGCTATTGCTAATGCAGAACACAATGAAGGTGCAGACATTGATGAGCTTATCGTTAAAACTATTATGGTTGACGATGGCCCAACAATGAAACGTATTAAGCCTCGTGCGAAAGGTCGCGCGGATAGAATCCTTAAGCGTACAAGTCACATCACTGTGATTGTATCTGATAACTAG
- the rpsS gene encoding 30S ribosomal protein S19, producing the protein MPRSLKKGPFIDLHLLTKVETAVESGNKKPIKTWSRRSMIIPTMIGLTIAVHNGRQHVPVFVTDEMIGHKLGEFAPTRTYRGHVADKKAKR; encoded by the coding sequence ATGCCACGTTCTCTCAAGAAAGGTCCATTTATAGACCTACACTTGTTGACGAAGGTAGAGACAGCGGTGGAAAGCGGGAATAAAAAGCCAATTAAGACTTGGTCCCGTCGTTCAATGATCATCCCTACGATGATCGGATTGACCATTGCCGTCCATAATGGCCGTCAACACGTACCTGTATTTGTAACTGATGAAATGATCGGTCATAAATTAGGTGAATTTGCACCAACTCGTACTTACCGTGGCCATGTCGCGGATAAGAAAGCGAAGAGATAG
- the rplB gene encoding 50S ribosomal protein L2, whose product MAIVKCKPTSPGRRHVVKVVNTELHKGKPYAPLLDTKSKSGGRNNNGRITVRHIGGGHKQHYRIVDFKRNKDGIPAKVERLEYDPNRSANIALVLYADGERRYILAPKGLKAGDSIQSGVDAPIKAGNTLPLRNTPLGSVVHAIELKPGKGAQIARAAGTYAQLVAKDGAYVTLRLRSGEMRKIESDCRATLGEIGNAEHMLRSLGKAGASRWRGVRPTVRGVAMNPVDHPHGGGEGKTSGGRHPVSPWGVPTKGYKTRSNKRTDKFIVRRRTK is encoded by the coding sequence ATGGCTATAGTTAAATGTAAACCTACTTCTCCGGGTCGTCGCCACGTTGTTAAAGTGGTAAACACGGAGTTGCATAAAGGTAAGCCTTACGCACCATTATTAGACACTAAGTCTAAGTCTGGTGGTCGTAACAATAATGGTCGTATTACTGTTCGTCACATTGGTGGTGGACATAAGCAACATTACCGTATTGTCGACTTTAAGCGTAATAAAGATGGTATCCCTGCAAAAGTAGAACGTTTGGAATATGATCCAAACCGTAGTGCTAACATTGCACTAGTACTTTACGCAGATGGTGAACGTCGTTACATCTTAGCCCCTAAAGGCTTAAAAGCTGGAGATTCAATCCAGTCTGGTGTAGATGCTCCTATTAAAGCGGGTAACACTTTACCACTACGCAACACACCATTAGGTAGTGTTGTTCACGCAATCGAACTTAAACCAGGTAAAGGTGCACAAATTGCACGTGCTGCTGGTACTTATGCTCAGTTAGTAGCGAAAGACGGTGCTTATGTCACTTTACGTCTTCGTTCTGGCGAAATGCGTAAAATTGAGTCAGATTGTCGTGCTACTTTAGGTGAAATCGGCAACGCTGAACACATGCTTCGCTCTCTGGGTAAAGCTGGTGCTTCACGCTGGCGTGGTGTTCGCCCAACTGTTCGTGGTGTTGCCATGAACCCAGTTGATCACCCACACGGTGGTGGTGAAGGTAAAACATCAGGCGGTCGTCATCCGGTATCACCTTGGGGTGTACCAACTAAGGGTTACAAGACTCGTTCTAACAAGCGTACCGATAAATTTATCGTACGTCGTCGTACTAAATAA
- the rplW gene encoding 50S ribosomal protein L23, whose product MINEERLLKVLLAPNISEKSTMAAEANNTVVFKVVTTATKAEIKAAVEKLFEVSVDGVRTLNVKGKVKRTGARTGRRSDWKKAYVTLAEGSDIDFVGAES is encoded by the coding sequence ATGATAAACGAAGAACGTTTACTGAAAGTGCTTTTAGCACCAAACATTTCTGAGAAAAGCACAATGGCCGCTGAAGCAAACAACACTGTTGTTTTCAAAGTTGTTACTACTGCTACTAAAGCTGAAATCAAAGCTGCTGTTGAGAAACTTTTCGAAGTTTCAGTTGATGGTGTTCGCACATTAAATGTTAAAGGTAAAGTTAAACGTACTGGTGCTCGTACTGGTCGCAGAAGCGATTGGAAAAAAGCATACGTTACACTTGCTGAAGGCAGCGACATCGACTTCGTCGGCGCGGAATCATAG
- the rplD gene encoding 50S ribosomal protein L4: MELALKDASGALEVSETTFGLEFNEALVHQVVVAYAAGARAGTRAQKTRSEVSGGGAKPWRQKGTGRARAGTSRGPIWRTGGVTFAAKPQDHSQKVNRKMYRGAIKSILSELVRQERLVVVENFAVETPKTKELVAKLNALELKDVLIVTPEVDENLFLSARNLYKVDVRDVDGIDPVSLVGFEKVLMTASAVKQLEEMLG, translated from the coding sequence ATGGAATTAGCATTAAAAGACGCTTCAGGCGCTCTTGAAGTTTCTGAAACAACTTTTGGACTTGAGTTTAATGAAGCTCTTGTACACCAAGTAGTAGTTGCTTACGCAGCTGGTGCTCGTGCTGGTACTCGTGCTCAAAAGACTCGTTCAGAAGTTAGTGGCGGTGGCGCAAAACCATGGCGTCAAAAAGGTACTGGCCGTGCACGTGCTGGTACTAGTCGTGGTCCAATCTGGCGTACAGGTGGCGTAACATTCGCTGCTAAGCCACAGGATCACAGCCAAAAAGTTAACCGTAAAATGTACCGTGGTGCGATTAAAAGCATCCTTTCTGAGTTAGTTCGTCAAGAACGCTTAGTTGTGGTAGAAAATTTTGCAGTTGAAACACCAAAAACTAAAGAATTAGTAGCTAAACTAAACGCTTTGGAGTTAAAAGACGTATTAATCGTTACTCCAGAAGTTGATGAGAACTTGTTCTTATCTGCACGCAACTTATATAAAGTTGACGTTCGTGATGTAGACGGTATTGACCCAGTTAGTTTAGTTGGTTTCGAAAAAGTTTTGATGACTGCATCTGCAGTTAAGCAACTTGAGGAGATGTTAGGATGA
- the rplC gene encoding 50S ribosomal protein L3, translated as MTIGLVGRKVGMTRIFSEDGVSTPVTVLEVEANRVAQVKTVDNDGYSALQVTTGSKKANRVNKPTAGHFAKAGIEAGRGLWEFRLNANEGEGLVTGSEITVELFNDTKLVDVTGTSKGKGFQGGIKRWNFSMQDATHGNSLSHRSNGSIGMCQTPGRVFKGKKMSGHMGAAKVTTQNLELVRVDAERNLLLIKGAVPGAINGSVIIKPAVKA; from the coding sequence ATGACTATAGGTCTAGTTGGACGTAAAGTGGGTATGACTCGCATCTTCTCTGAAGATGGCGTATCTACTCCTGTAACCGTCCTAGAAGTTGAAGCGAACCGTGTTGCTCAGGTTAAAACTGTTGACAACGATGGTTATTCAGCGCTTCAAGTTACTACGGGAAGCAAAAAAGCTAACCGTGTTAACAAACCAACAGCTGGTCATTTTGCAAAAGCTGGTATCGAAGCAGGTCGTGGCCTGTGGGAATTCCGCTTAAATGCAAATGAAGGCGAAGGTCTTGTAACTGGCAGTGAAATCACTGTTGAGTTATTTAACGACACGAAATTAGTAGATGTAACTGGCACCTCAAAAGGTAAAGGTTTCCAAGGTGGTATTAAGCGTTGGAATTTTTCAATGCAAGATGCAACTCATGGTAACTCACTATCTCACCGTTCAAACGGTTCGATAGGTATGTGTCAAACACCAGGTCGTGTTTTCAAAGGCAAAAAAATGTCTGGTCACATGGGTGCTGCGAAAGTAACTACGCAAAACCTTGAATTGGTTCGTGTTGATGCAGAACGTAACTTGCTCCTTATTAAAGGTGCGGTTCCGGGTGCAATCAACGGTAGCGTAATCATCAAACCAGCTGTTAAAGCCTAG
- the rpsJ gene encoding 30S ribosomal protein S10 gives MSNQRIRIRLKAFDHRLIDQSTAEIVDTAKRTGAQVRGPIPLPTRKERFTILTSPHVNKDARDQYEIRTHKRMIDIVEPTEKTVDALMRLDLAAGVDVQISLG, from the coding sequence ATGTCAAATCAAAGAATTCGCATTCGTTTGAAAGCGTTCGATCATCGTTTGATTGATCAATCAACAGCTGAAATCGTTGATACTGCTAAACGTACTGGCGCACAGGTTCGTGGTCCAATTCCACTTCCTACACGCAAAGAACGTTTCACTATCTTGACTTCACCACACGTTAACAAAGATGCACGTGATCAGTACGAAATTCGTACTCACAAACGCATGATTGATATCGTAGAACCAACTGAAAAGACTGTAGACGCATTAATGCGTTTAGATCTTGCAGCTGGTGTTGACGTTCAAATCAGCTTGGGTTAA
- the fusA gene encoding elongation factor G, with product MADLSKYRNIGIFAHVDAGKTTTTERILKLTGQIHKTGEVHDGESTTDFMEQEAERGITIQSAAVSCFWKDHRFNVIDTPGHVDFTVEVYRSLKVLDGGVGVFCGSGGVEPQSETNWRYANDSKVSRLIFVNKLDRLGANFYRVTDQVKKVLGAHPLIMTLPIGEEDDFVGVVDVLTQKAYIWDETGLPENYTIEDIPADMVDDAAMYREQMIETALEADEDLLMDYLEGELTPTDEQIKACIRKGTREIMFFPTYCGSAFKNKGMQLLLDAVVDYLPSPTDVNPQPLTDEEGNPNGEYAIVSADETFKALAFKITDDRFGTLTFVRIYSGTLKKGDTILNAATGKTERVGRMCEMQADDRNELTSAQAGDIIAIVGMKSNVQTGHTLCDPKHPIILEAMVFPKPVISISVTPKDKGSTEKMGIAIGKMVAEDPTFQVETDIDSGETILSGMGELHLDIKVDILKRTYGVELAVGKPQVAYRETITQEIDDSYTHKKQSGGSGQFGKIDYIIRPGEPNSGFTFSSKVVGGNVPKEFFPAIEKGFKGMMDTGVLAGFPVLDVEVELYDGGFHAVDSSAVAFELAARGAFRQSIPKAGAQLIEPIMKVDVFTPDDHVGDVIGDLNRRRGMIGGQDAGVSGVRIKADVPLSEMFGYIGSLRTMTSGRGQFSMEFSHYSPCPNNVSEAVIAEVKEREAAAKKK from the coding sequence ATGGCAGATTTATCTAAATACAGAAACATTGGTATCTTCGCTCACGTTGATGCTGGTAAAACCACAACAACTGAACGTATCCTTAAATTAACCGGTCAGATCCATAAAACAGGTGAAGTTCATGACGGCGAGTCAACAACTGACTTCATGGAACAAGAAGCTGAGCGCGGTATTACCATACAGTCTGCTGCAGTAAGCTGTTTCTGGAAAGATCACCGTTTCAACGTTATCGATACTCCTGGTCACGTTGATTTCACAGTTGAAGTATATCGTTCACTTAAAGTACTTGATGGCGGTGTTGGTGTATTCTGTGGTTCTGGTGGTGTTGAGCCACAATCAGAAACTAACTGGCGTTATGCGAATGACTCGAAAGTATCTCGTTTAATCTTCGTAAATAAATTAGACCGTTTAGGTGCTAACTTTTACCGTGTAACAGATCAAGTTAAAAAAGTACTAGGTGCTCACCCACTTATTATGACGTTACCTATCGGTGAAGAAGATGATTTCGTTGGTGTTGTTGACGTACTTACACAAAAAGCATACATCTGGGACGAAACTGGTCTTCCTGAAAACTACACAATCGAAGATATCCCTGCGGACATGGTTGATGACGCAGCAATGTATCGTGAGCAAATGATCGAAACTGCTTTAGAAGCAGATGAAGATTTACTAATGGATTACTTAGAAGGTGAATTAACACCGACTGATGAGCAAATTAAAGCTTGTATCCGTAAAGGTACTCGTGAAATCATGTTCTTCCCAACGTACTGTGGTTCTGCATTCAAAAACAAAGGTATGCAATTATTGCTTGATGCCGTTGTTGATTACTTACCGTCTCCTACAGATGTTAATCCACAACCTCTTACTGATGAAGAAGGTAATCCAAATGGTGAGTACGCAATCGTTTCTGCAGATGAAACATTCAAAGCGTTAGCATTCAAAATCACTGATGACCGTTTTGGTACCTTAACTTTCGTACGTATCTATTCAGGTACATTGAAGAAAGGCGATACCATACTTAACGCTGCAACAGGTAAAACTGAACGTGTTGGCCGTATGTGTGAAATGCAAGCCGATGACCGTAACGAACTTACTTCAGCACAAGCTGGTGATATCATCGCTATTGTTGGTATGAAAAGTAACGTTCAGACAGGTCACACATTATGTGATCCTAAGCACCCAATCATCCTAGAAGCTATGGTGTTCCCTAAGCCAGTAATCTCTATCTCTGTAACACCTAAAGATAAAGGTTCAACTGAGAAAATGGGTATTGCTATCGGTAAAATGGTTGCTGAAGATCCAACATTCCAAGTTGAAACAGATATAGATTCAGGTGAAACAATTTTATCTGGTATGGGTGAACTTCACCTAGATATCAAAGTAGATATTCTAAAACGTACCTACGGTGTTGAATTAGCTGTTGGTAAACCACAAGTTGCTTACCGTGAAACTATTACTCAAGAAATTGATGATAGCTATACACATAAGAAACAGTCTGGTGGTTCTGGTCAATTTGGTAAAATTGATTATATCATCCGTCCAGGTGAACCAAATTCTGGTTTTACATTCTCATCAAAAGTTGTTGGTGGTAATGTACCAAAAGAATTCTTCCCAGCGATTGAGAAAGGCTTCAAAGGAATGATGGATACTGGTGTTCTTGCTGGTTTCCCTGTACTTGACGTTGAAGTTGAATTATACGATGGTGGTTTCCATGCTGTCGATTCATCTGCTGTAGCATTTGAACTTGCTGCTCGTGGTGCTTTCCGTCAGTCAATTCCAAAAGCTGGTGCTCAGTTAATCGAACCTATCATGAAAGTAGATGTGTTTACGCCTGATGATCACGTTGGTGATGTTATTGGTGATTTAAACCGTCGTCGTGGCATGATTGGTGGTCAAGACGCTGGTGTTTCTGGTGTTCGTATTAAGGCTGACGTTCCACTTTCAGAAATGTTTGGTTATATCGGATCTTTACGTACAATGACATCAGGTCGTGGTCAATTCTCTATGGAATTCTCTCACTACTCACCTTGTCCGAATAACGTATCTGAAGCAGTAATTGCTGAAGTTAAAGAACGTGAAGCGGCTGCTAAAAAGAAATAG
- a CDS encoding methyl-accepting chemotaxis protein, which translates to MFNFLSRSIMRQLVITISSAVTVLLVITSFFLLSNISDNTRNQLIADIENIVTLQSTKVKDFFVAKGQINHSIFANPLVVDWFTTYDDRLSDITDNQQYQDVTRYFKYFSEQDSAIKSVFFGNENTHEYFDLNGRYNDEKYFTDRRPWWSDGLKVGKMHVTDPAVDNNDGSVSATITSPYYLPNGKLLGIGGMDILITTIGQDLLAPIKYKNEGEAFLITDTGKLVFFPGFNEDFKPGASMSTVDSQFKDTLGFSKLESTLANNPNGIAQVTWRGTSYKVIFKQVKSDYPSMNWKLGFLVPEQLISQPVEAAFWSSVMIVIAIIIMIAIVVWLTVLPFVKRITRLKSAMKDIADGDGDLTQRISPLKGDEIGQLVDEFNLFVDSIQQLVRQTISITKDVSSSSEAAEIIGRETTTIVEAQKREIDLVATAATELAQTSIDIANNTNYSKKLVINAEEKVALGSDVVNQATFGMQKLSNNVDNASQVVQQLKSGTQTIGDFVTVIRSIAEQTNLLALNAAIEAARAGEQGRGFAVVADEVRTLASRTQDSTTNIERIIEELQATAVNAVSVMESSCLEAENSVQLTHQVQQVLADIAEVIGKFQSQTFEIAQAVEQQANVAEEVSKNIENVRALTDDTVDVSATMQTSLANLSDQSNSLSKVVNQFNV; encoded by the coding sequence ATGTTCAATTTTTTAAGCCGCTCTATTATGCGCCAATTAGTGATTACTATATCTAGCGCAGTTACTGTTTTATTGGTCATTACATCCTTTTTTTTATTATCGAATATCAGCGATAACACAAGAAATCAACTTATCGCTGATATTGAAAATATCGTTACTTTACAATCTACAAAAGTAAAAGACTTCTTCGTTGCTAAAGGGCAAATAAACCATAGCATTTTTGCCAACCCACTAGTCGTAGACTGGTTTACAACATACGATGATCGACTTTCCGATATTACCGATAATCAACAGTACCAAGATGTTACACGGTACTTTAAGTACTTCTCAGAACAAGACAGCGCAATTAAGAGTGTTTTTTTTGGTAATGAAAATACTCATGAATATTTTGATTTAAATGGAAGATACAATGATGAAAAGTACTTCACAGACCGCAGGCCATGGTGGTCAGACGGATTAAAAGTTGGAAAAATGCACGTAACGGATCCTGCTGTAGACAATAACGATGGCTCAGTCTCCGCTACGATTACTTCCCCTTATTACTTACCTAATGGCAAGTTATTAGGTATTGGTGGTATGGATATTCTCATTACCACCATAGGCCAAGACTTACTCGCTCCAATAAAATATAAAAACGAAGGTGAAGCCTTCTTAATTACCGATACTGGCAAGTTAGTTTTCTTCCCTGGCTTTAATGAAGATTTTAAACCTGGCGCCTCAATGTCGACTGTTGATAGTCAGTTCAAAGATACCTTAGGTTTCTCAAAACTAGAATCGACCCTCGCTAATAACCCAAATGGTATTGCACAAGTAACTTGGCGAGGTACTAGCTACAAAGTTATCTTTAAACAAGTGAAAAGTGATTACCCTTCAATGAACTGGAAGCTCGGATTTTTAGTCCCTGAGCAATTGATATCGCAGCCAGTTGAAGCCGCTTTTTGGTCTTCTGTCATGATAGTTATCGCCATTATTATTATGATTGCTATCGTAGTGTGGTTAACCGTTTTACCCTTTGTAAAGCGTATAACCAGGCTTAAAAGTGCCATGAAAGACATTGCCGATGGCGATGGTGACTTAACACAAAGAATATCACCTTTGAAAGGTGATGAAATAGGTCAACTAGTCGATGAGTTCAACCTCTTCGTTGATTCAATCCAACAGCTCGTAAGGCAAACTATTTCTATAACTAAAGATGTTTCTTCATCAAGTGAGGCAGCTGAAATAATCGGCAGAGAAACCACCACGATTGTCGAGGCACAAAAGCGCGAAATCGATTTGGTAGCTACAGCGGCAACTGAACTCGCTCAAACCAGTATCGATATTGCAAACAACACAAATTATTCGAAAAAGTTAGTTATAAACGCTGAAGAAAAAGTTGCCTTAGGATCCGATGTTGTTAATCAGGCAACCTTTGGTATGCAAAAACTTTCTAATAATGTCGATAACGCATCGCAAGTAGTGCAACAATTAAAATCAGGCACCCAGACTATCGGGGATTTTGTCACCGTTATAAGAAGTATTGCTGAACAAACAAACTTACTCGCCTTGAATGCAGCAATTGAAGCCGCAAGAGCCGGAGAACAAGGAAGAGGCTTTGCTGTAGTTGCCGACGAAGTTCGAACCCTTGCCTCTAGAACACAAGACTCTACAACCAATATAGAACGCATTATTGAAGAACTACAAGCCACTGCGGTCAATGCGGTAAGTGTTATGGAGTCTAGTTGTTTAGAAGCAGAAAACAGCGTACAACTAACACATCAAGTACAGCAGGTACTTGCAGATATTGCAGAGGTCATTGGCAAGTTCCAAAGTCAAACTTTTGAAATAGCTCAGGCTGTAGAACAACAAGCAAACGTAGCCGAAGAGGTGTCCAAAAATATTGAAAATGTTAGGGCCTTAACTGACGATACGGTCGATGTATCTGCAACCATGCAAACGAGTTTAGCTAATCTATCAGATCAATCAAATTCACTGTCAAAAGTAGTTAATCAATTTAACGTTTAG